A region of Alkalispirochaeta americana DNA encodes the following proteins:
- a CDS encoding transposase, whose translation EPGFPSPFFQVSTTVFRLYPLIHKQIVRASTLEVNKELSLVYIMKEHLNHLWRFDDHIAARAWWHQWYRMALESNIDALIKFARNLSIHMEGLLAHTRCRLNTGVLEGMNNKIKVIKRVTYGFRDDEYFFLRIRHAFPGIRR comes from the coding sequence ATGAGCCCGGTTTCCCTTCCCCTTTCTTTCAAGTCTCAACTACAGTATTTCGGTTATATCCCCTGATTCATAAACAAATAGTGCGGGCCTCAACACTTGAGGTCAACAAGGAACTATCGCTGGTGTACATCATGAAGGAGCATCTCAACCATCTCTGGCGGTTCGACGATCACATTGCCGCCCGTGCGTGGTGGCATCAGTGGTATCGCATGGCGCTCGAGAGCAACATCGATGCCTTGATTAAGTTCGCCAGAAACTTATCCATTCACATGGAGGGCTTGCTGGCACACACAAGATGCCGGCTGAATACCGGTGTTCTCGAAGGTATGAACAACAAGATCAAGGTGATCAAACGGGTCACCTATGGCTTCCGGGACGACGAATATTTCTTCCTTCGCATCCGTCACGCATTCCCCGGAATTCGACGATGA